The following proteins are co-located in the Hominilimicola fabiformis genome:
- the cobK gene encoding precorrin-6A reductase, translating to MFDVVLFGGTDEGHKIADFLSEQKVSYIVCVATEYGAELLDMKNVRIGRMTAEEMADFFDENSVRLVIDATHPYAEFVTENIKKACKVKYIRVVREDVQADGTYFENIKTAAEYLEKTTGNILITTGSKEIAKFSVVADRAFARVLPSEESLELCKNAGFKMKNIICMQGPFSKAFNSALIRELDIKYLVTKCTGKNGGFTEKTEAAKENGVECIIIKRPTDESGMTVSEVEKMILEWL from the coding sequence ATGTTTGATGTAGTATTGTTTGGCGGTACGGACGAGGGACACAAAATCGCCGACTTTTTGAGTGAGCAAAAAGTCAGTTACATTGTGTGCGTTGCAACGGAATACGGTGCGGAATTGCTTGATATGAAAAACGTGCGCATCGGAAGAATGACGGCGGAAGAAATGGCTGATTTTTTTGACGAAAACAGTGTTAGATTGGTCATTGACGCAACTCACCCTTACGCCGAATTTGTGACAGAAAACATAAAAAAAGCGTGTAAAGTGAAGTATATAAGGGTTGTGCGTGAGGACGTTCAGGCTGACGGGACGTATTTTGAAAATATCAAAACAGCCGCAGAATACCTTGAAAAAACAACAGGAAACATACTTATAACGACCGGCTCAAAGGAAATTGCAAAGTTTTCGGTTGTTGCGGACAGAGCGTTTGCACGCGTACTGCCGTCGGAGGAATCGCTGGAGCTGTGTAAAAATGCAGGTTTCAAGATGAAAAATATTATTTGTATGCAAGGGCCGTTTTCGAAAGCGTTTAACAGTGCGTTAATTCGTGAGCTTGACATTAAGTATCTCGTCACAAAATGTACGGGAAAAAACGGCGGTTTTACGGAAAAAACAGAGGCGGCAAAGGAAAACGGCGTTGAGTGTATTATAATTAAAAGACCGACCGATGAAAGCGGAATGACGGTTTCGGAGGTTGAAAAAATGATTTTGGAGTGGTTGTAA
- the cobJ gene encoding precorrin-3B C(17)-methyltransferase, translating into MKIYVVGIGAGSADGMTFEARNVLEKADVIVGYTVYAELVKKLFPEKEYFVSAMKQEAERCRKAVEMAADGRNVAVVCSGDAGVYGMASLVYEIAASYENVEVSVVAGVSAMLSGGALVGAPLGHDFAVISLSDLLTPWEKIEKRLECASAADFAICLYNPSSKKRHDYLMRACDIMLKHKNADTVCAVAKNIGRDGEEYAIMSLAELRNYSADMFTTVFIGNSMTKNIGGKMVTPRGYKNV; encoded by the coding sequence ATGAAAATTTATGTTGTTGGAATAGGCGCAGGAAGTGCAGACGGAATGACTTTTGAGGCGAGAAATGTGCTTGAAAAAGCCGATGTGATTGTCGGATATACGGTGTATGCCGAGCTTGTGAAAAAGCTGTTTCCTGAAAAAGAATATTTCGTTTCGGCGATGAAACAGGAGGCGGAGCGTTGCAGAAAAGCGGTTGAAATGGCGGCTGACGGCAGAAATGTTGCAGTTGTTTGCAGCGGTGATGCAGGAGTTTACGGTATGGCGTCACTTGTGTATGAAATTGCGGCAAGCTATGAAAATGTTGAAGTGAGCGTTGTGGCAGGAGTGTCGGCAATGCTTAGCGGCGGTGCACTTGTGGGAGCACCGTTGGGACACGATTTTGCCGTTATAAGCCTTAGCGATTTGCTCACCCCCTGGGAGAAAATCGAAAAACGTCTTGAATGTGCGTCGGCGGCTGATTTCGCGATATGTCTGTACAATCCGTCAAGTAAAAAACGTCACGATTATTTAATGCGCGCGTGTGACATAATGCTGAAACACAAAAACGCTGATACGGTGTGTGCTGTTGCAAAAAATATCGGTCGTGACGGTGAGGAATATGCGATTATGAGCCTTGCCGAACTTAGAAATTACAGCGCGGATATGTTTACGACTGTGTTTATCGGTAATTCTATGACGAAAAATATCGGCGGAAAAATGGTTACACCGAGAGGGTATAAAAATGTTTGA
- a CDS encoding cobalt-precorrin 5A hydrolase has translation MKIASIAFTENGAKIVKMLVHEMDVKGYVFEKYKTDGLETFNNVSSLVRDIFKKYNAIVFVGACGIAVRSIAPYVKDKAKDPAVVVVDEKGNFAIPILSGHIGGANDLAEKIASLTSGVAVITTATDINKKFSVDTFAVRNNLHIGDTKLIKEISSRILNDKKVGLYTDYELKNVPDCFEESNEVGICISDDDKKPFRTTLNLMPKNVVLGIGCRKGCETVEESILAFLKVNGVSVYSLFAVATVDIKKNEKGIVEFCEKFDIPLLTFSAETLAAVEGEFTASEFVKKTVGVDNVCERAVCAVGAKITEKKTALNGTALALGRINTEIDFLKG, from the coding sequence ATGAAAATTGCGTCAATAGCTTTTACGGAAAACGGTGCGAAAATCGTAAAAATGCTCGTGCATGAAATGGACGTAAAGGGCTACGTTTTTGAAAAATATAAGACTGACGGCTTGGAAACATTTAATAATGTTTCGTCACTTGTCAGAGATATTTTCAAGAAATATAATGCGATTGTGTTTGTCGGCGCGTGCGGAATTGCGGTGCGTTCGATAGCTCCGTATGTCAAGGATAAAGCCAAAGATCCGGCTGTTGTGGTGGTTGATGAAAAAGGCAATTTTGCGATACCGATTTTGTCCGGACATATAGGCGGTGCGAATGATTTGGCGGAGAAAATCGCCTCATTGACAAGCGGAGTGGCGGTTATAACTACTGCAACCGATATTAACAAAAAATTCTCTGTTGACACATTTGCGGTAAGAAATAATTTGCATATAGGGGACACTAAACTTATAAAGGAAATATCGTCACGGATTTTGAACGACAAAAAAGTCGGATTGTATACCGATTACGAATTAAAAAACGTTCCAGACTGTTTTGAAGAAAGCAATGAAGTCGGAATTTGCATAAGTGATGACGATAAAAAGCCGTTTAGAACTACGCTTAATTTAATGCCGAAAAATGTTGTACTCGGAATCGGTTGCAGAAAAGGCTGCGAAACTGTCGAAGAAAGTATATTGGCATTTTTGAAAGTGAACGGAGTGTCGGTTTATTCGCTTTTTGCGGTTGCGACGGTGGATATAAAGAAAAATGAAAAGGGCATTGTTGAATTTTGTGAAAAATTCGATATACCGCTTTTGACGTTTTCGGCTGAAACTTTGGCGGCGGTCGAGGGGGAATTTACAGCGTCCGAATTTGTGAAAAAGACTGTCGGAGTCGATAATGTGTGCGAAAGAGCGGTTTGTGCGGTCGGTGCGAAAATAACAGAAAAAAAGACGGCTTTAAACGGTACGGCTTTGGCACTCGGAAGAATAAATACGGAAATTGATTTTTTGAAAGGTTAA
- the cobM gene encoding precorrin-4 C(11)-methyltransferase: protein MVHFVGAGSGAADLITIRGKKLLENADIIIYAGSLVNPELLEYAKDSAEIYNSAKMNLDEVIDVMKQGDTKNIVRLHTGDPCVYGAIREQMDRLDKLGIEYDVCPGVSSFCGAAAALKAEYTLPDVSQTVIITRMEGRTPVPPKEKIHLLASHNATMVIFLSTGLLKELSAELVKGGYSENTPAAIVYKATWKDEKVMRCTVGTLNKTAEKNGIKKTALITVGDFLGDDYSLSKLYDKTFTTEFRKGVTE, encoded by the coding sequence ATGGTACATTTTGTTGGAGCGGGCAGCGGTGCAGCCGATCTTATAACTATACGCGGAAAAAAACTTTTGGAAAATGCAGATATTATTATTTATGCCGGTTCGCTTGTTAATCCCGAGCTTTTGGAATATGCAAAAGACAGTGCTGAAATTTATAACAGTGCAAAAATGAATCTTGATGAAGTTATTGACGTAATGAAACAGGGGGACACTAAAAACATTGTGCGTTTGCATACGGGTGATCCGTGTGTTTACGGTGCAATTCGTGAACAAATGGATAGGCTTGATAAACTTGGAATTGAATATGATGTTTGCCCCGGTGTAAGCTCGTTTTGCGGTGCGGCGGCGGCTTTGAAGGCGGAATATACGTTGCCTGATGTATCGCAAACCGTCATAATAACGCGTATGGAGGGCAGAACTCCTGTACCTCCGAAAGAAAAAATACATTTGCTTGCGTCACATAATGCGACAATGGTGATATTTTTATCAACAGGTTTATTAAAGGAATTGTCGGCTGAACTTGTAAAAGGCGGTTACAGTGAAAATACACCTGCGGCGATAGTTTACAAGGCTACTTGGAAAGACGAAAAAGTTATGCGTTGCACAGTGGGGACATTAAATAAAACAGCAGAGAAAAACGGTATAAAAAAGACCGCACTTATAACAGTCGGTGATTTTCTCGGCGATGATTATTCACTGTCGAAACTTTACGATAAGACATTTACAACCGAATTCAGAAAGGGCGTGACGGAATGA
- the cbiD gene encoding cobalt-precorrin-5B (C(1))-methyltransferase CbiD has protein sequence MKSNRFLKKGYTTGSCAAAAAKAAVMTVLNDEIVITTQITLPKGESISIDITDTQIDGDSVTCTVKKYSGDDPDITNGILVCATVRKNSGGIKIDGGVGVGRVTRNGLDQPVGNAAINSVPRQMIRNSINEICGDYDGGFDVIISVPNGEEIAKKTFNSRLGIEGGISILGTSGIVEPMSEKALLDTIFLELNTRKSAGDSIAVLVPGNYGEDFAKKTFGIKNTVQCSNYIGDAIDYASDLGFSDILIISHMGKLVKLGSGIMNTHSKYADGRMETLALCAALAGVENFADILDCVTTDEAYEIIRDTKTIDILMKRIDKYLKHRSDVNIGAIMFLNKQGIIGKTADVDGILERI, from the coding sequence ATGAAAAGCAACAGGTTTTTAAAGAAAGGTTACACGACTGGGAGCTGTGCCGCGGCGGCGGCAAAAGCGGCGGTTATGACTGTGTTAAATGACGAAATAGTCATAACAACTCAAATTACACTTCCCAAAGGTGAGAGCATAAGTATTGACATAACCGACACGCAGATTGACGGTGACAGTGTCACTTGCACAGTTAAAAAGTACAGCGGTGACGATCCCGACATAACCAACGGTATACTTGTTTGTGCGACTGTCAGAAAAAATAGTGGCGGTATAAAAATTGACGGCGGTGTGGGCGTAGGTCGCGTGACTCGTAATGGACTTGATCAACCTGTCGGAAATGCCGCGATAAACAGTGTTCCGCGTCAAATGATTAGAAACAGTATAAATGAGATTTGCGGTGATTATGACGGCGGTTTTGATGTGATTATTTCCGTGCCGAACGGCGAAGAAATCGCGAAAAAGACGTTTAATTCAAGACTCGGTATTGAGGGTGGAATTTCGATTTTGGGTACAAGCGGAATTGTTGAGCCTATGAGTGAAAAGGCACTTTTGGACACGATTTTTCTTGAACTCAATACACGAAAAAGTGCCGGCGACAGTATTGCGGTGCTTGTGCCGGGCAATTACGGCGAGGATTTTGCTAAAAAAACTTTTGGTATAAAAAATACCGTTCAGTGCAGTAATTATATTGGTGACGCGATAGATTATGCGTCCGATTTGGGTTTTTCGGATATACTGATAATTTCGCATATGGGTAAACTTGTTAAGCTTGGCAGCGGAATTATGAATACTCATTCAAAATATGCGGACGGCAGAATGGAAACGCTTGCGTTATGTGCGGCTTTGGCCGGTGTGGAGAATTTTGCGGATATTCTCGATTGTGTGACGACCGATGAGGCTTATGAAATTATTAGGGACACTAAAACTATTGATATATTGATGAAAAGAATTGATAAATACCTAAAGCACAGAAGTGATGTCAATATTGGTGCGATAATGTTTTTGAATAAACAGGGAATTATCGGAAAAACTGCTGATGTCGACGGTATTTTGGAAAGGATATAA
- the ileS gene encoding isoleucine--tRNA ligase, translated as MYDKVSPNLNFVEREKKTEKFWEDNHIFQKSIDERKEGEVYTFYDGPPTANGKPHIGHVLTRVIKDMIPRYRTMKGYKVLRKAGWDTHGLPVELEVEKKLGLDGKEQIEEYGLEPFIKQCKESVWKYKGMWEDFSGTVGFWADMDDPYVTYDNNFIESEWWALKQIWEKGLLYKGHKIVPYCPRCGTPLSSHEVAQGYKDVKERSATAKFIVKGEENTYFLAWTTTPWTLPSNVALCVNPVETYVKIKVGDEKFILAEALVETNFPDTEYEVVEKYVGTDLEYKEYEPLFNFVTPDKKAYYVTCDSYVTLTDGTGIVHIAPAFGEDDANVGRKYDLPFVQLVDGKGEMTKETPWAGTFCKDVDKEILVNLEERGQLFNAPKFEHSYPFCWRCDTPLIYYARDTWFIKMTDVKDDLIKNNNTVNWIPKTIGEGRFGAWLENVQDWGISRNRYWGTPLNIWECECGHRHAIGSIEELKSMSDNCPDEIELHRPFIDAVTIKCPECGKEMHRVPEVIDCWFDSGAMPFAQWHYPFENKDIFEENFPADFISEAVDQTRGWFYSLLAESTLLFNKAPYKNVIVLGHVQDENGQKMSKSKGNAVDPFDALEKHGADAIRWYFYSNSAPWLPNRFHDGAVSEGQRKFMGTLWNTYAFFVLYANIDEFDATKYTLEYDKLSVMDKWLLSKLNTLVKTVDDNLANYKITETARVLDNFVDELSNWYVRRSRARFWVKEMTQDKINAYMTLYTALVTLCKAAAPMIPFMTEDIYQNLVRNIDKSAPESIHLCDFPEYDEKLIDKELENDMEEVLDIVVLGRACRNTANIKNRQPIGMMYVKAPEALSDFYIDIIEDELNVKKVEFTDDVAAFTAYSFKPQLKTLGRRFGKNINAVREILANIDGSKAMAELKETGSLKITVDGNEESLAEEDLLIESAHKEGFESNSDYGITVVLDTNLSEELIEEGFVREVISKIQTMRKDSDFEVMDHIKVSCEGNDKIAKIITDNESTIKDETLADEVDTNSADGNTKEWNINGEKVTLGVKKL; from the coding sequence ATGTACGACAAGGTTTCACCAAATCTGAATTTTGTTGAAAGAGAAAAGAAAACCGAAAAATTCTGGGAAGACAATCACATTTTCCAAAAGAGTATCGATGAAAGAAAAGAAGGAGAGGTTTATACTTTCTATGACGGACCTCCGACTGCAAACGGTAAACCGCATATCGGTCACGTTTTAACGCGTGTTATCAAGGATATGATTCCGCGCTACCGTACAATGAAAGGCTACAAGGTACTTCGTAAAGCCGGTTGGGATACTCACGGACTTCCGGTTGAACTTGAAGTTGAAAAGAAACTTGGTCTTGACGGCAAGGAACAAATCGAAGAATACGGTCTTGAACCGTTCATCAAGCAATGTAAGGAAAGTGTATGGAAGTATAAGGGTATGTGGGAAGATTTCTCCGGTACAGTCGGCTTTTGGGCTGATATGGACGACCCTTATGTAACTTACGACAACAACTTTATCGAGTCTGAATGGTGGGCATTAAAGCAAATTTGGGAAAAGGGACTTTTGTATAAAGGTCACAAAATCGTTCCGTATTGCCCGCGTTGCGGTACTCCGCTTTCTTCACACGAAGTTGCACAGGGATACAAGGACGTTAAAGAACGCAGTGCTACTGCTAAGTTTATCGTAAAGGGTGAGGAAAACACATACTTCCTTGCTTGGACAACAACTCCTTGGACACTTCCGTCAAACGTTGCACTTTGTGTAAACCCTGTTGAAACATATGTAAAAATTAAAGTAGGTGACGAGAAGTTTATTTTGGCAGAGGCACTTGTTGAGACAAACTTCCCTGATACAGAATATGAAGTGGTTGAAAAGTATGTCGGTACTGACCTTGAATACAAGGAATATGAGCCGCTATTCAATTTCGTAACACCTGATAAAAAGGCTTATTATGTAACTTGCGACAGTTATGTAACTCTTACAGACGGTACAGGTATCGTTCATATCGCTCCTGCATTCGGTGAGGACGACGCGAATGTCGGCAGAAAGTACGACTTGCCTTTCGTACAGCTTGTTGACGGTAAGGGTGAAATGACTAAGGAAACACCTTGGGCAGGTACATTCTGTAAAGATGTTGATAAAGAAATTCTTGTAAATCTTGAAGAAAGAGGTCAGCTGTTCAATGCACCTAAGTTTGAACACAGCTATCCGTTCTGTTGGAGATGTGATACACCGCTTATCTACTATGCACGTGATACTTGGTTTATCAAGATGACAGACGTTAAGGATGACCTTATTAAAAATAACAATACAGTTAATTGGATTCCTAAGACAATCGGTGAAGGACGTTTCGGTGCTTGGCTTGAAAACGTACAGGATTGGGGTATAAGCCGTAACCGTTATTGGGGTACTCCGCTTAATATTTGGGAATGTGAATGCGGTCACAGACACGCAATCGGTTCTATCGAAGAACTCAAGTCAATGTCTGATAACTGTCCTGATGAAATCGAACTTCACAGACCGTTTATTGATGCTGTAACTATTAAGTGTCCTGAATGCGGTAAAGAAATGCACAGAGTTCCTGAAGTTATCGACTGTTGGTTTGACTCGGGTGCAATGCCTTTTGCACAGTGGCACTATCCGTTTGAAAATAAGGATATATTTGAAGAAAACTTCCCTGCTGACTTTATCAGTGAGGCGGTTGACCAGACAAGAGGTTGGTTCTATTCACTTCTTGCGGAATCAACTTTGCTATTCAATAAAGCACCGTACAAGAATGTAATCGTTTTGGGACACGTTCAGGATGAAAACGGTCAGAAGATGTCTAAGTCTAAGGGCAATGCGGTTGATCCGTTTGACGCACTTGAAAAGCACGGCGCGGACGCAATTCGCTGGTACTTCTATTCAAACAGTGCTCCATGGCTACCGAATCGTTTCCATGACGGTGCGGTTTCGGAAGGACAACGTAAGTTTATGGGTACACTTTGGAACACATATGCGTTCTTCGTATTGTATGCGAATATTGACGAGTTTGATGCAACAAAGTATACTCTTGAATACGATAAACTTTCGGTAATGGATAAGTGGCTTTTGTCAAAGCTTAATACACTTGTTAAGACAGTTGACGATAACCTTGCAAATTACAAGATTACAGAAACGGCAAGAGTGCTTGATAACTTTGTTGACGAGCTTTCAAACTGGTATGTAAGACGTTCGAGAGCACGTTTCTGGGTTAAGGAAATGACTCAGGATAAGATTAATGCGTACATGACTCTTTATACCGCACTTGTAACGCTTTGTAAGGCGGCTGCACCGATGATTCCGTTTATGACAGAGGATATTTATCAAAATCTTGTAAGAAATATTGATAAGTCCGCTCCGGAAAGTATTCACTTGTGCGACTTCCCTGAATATGACGAAAAACTTATTGATAAAGAACTTGAAAATGATATGGAAGAAGTTCTTGATATAGTTGTGCTTGGTCGTGCGTGCCGTAATACTGCAAATATTAAGAACCGTCAGCCAATCGGTATGATGTACGTTAAAGCACCGGAGGCACTTAGTGATTTCTATATTGACATTATTGAGGACGAACTTAACGTTAAAAAGGTTGAATTTACAGATGACGTTGCCGCATTTACTGCATATAGCTTTAAGCCGCAGTTAAAGACTCTTGGCAGACGTTTCGGTAAGAATATCAACGCAGTAAGAGAAATCCTTGCTAATATTGACGGTAGCAAGGCTATGGCTGAACTTAAGGAAACGGGCTCACTAAAGATTACTGTTGACGGAAACGAAGAATCGCTTGCAGAAGAAGATTTACTTATCGAATCGGCTCATAAGGAAGGTTTTGAATCAAACAGTGATTACGGTATTACTGTTGTGCTTGATACAAACCTTTCTGAAGAACTTATCGAAGAAGGATTTGTTCGTGAAGTGATTTCAAAAATTCAGACAATGAGAAAAGATTCTGATTTTGAAGTTATGGACCACATCAAAGTAAGCTGTGAGGGTAATGATAAGATTGCTAAGATTATCACTGATAATGAAAGCACTATCAAAGACGAAACTCTTGCAGATGAAGTTGATACAAATTCTGCCGACGGTAATACAAAAGAATGGAACATAAACGGTGAAAAGGTAACACTTGGTGTTAAGAAACTCTAA
- a CDS encoding DivIVA domain-containing protein, with translation MLRPIDIQNKEFEKKLKGYNCDEVDDFLDVVIQDYELLCKENQTLKDKIGLLTETVERYKQMENTMQKSIDIAKQAAEDAKRNAETEANAIISKAKLDASYLARQIDDEHMKRHQEMLSLKGEIEQYKMQIKSLCANVMKMVDNID, from the coding sequence GTGCTAAGACCTATTGATATTCAAAATAAGGAATTTGAAAAGAAACTCAAGGGCTATAATTGTGATGAGGTTGACGATTTTCTTGACGTTGTAATACAGGATTACGAACTTTTGTGTAAAGAAAATCAGACGCTTAAAGATAAAATCGGACTTTTGACCGAAACTGTGGAGCGTTACAAGCAAATGGAAAACACAATGCAGAAGTCGATTGACATTGCCAAGCAAGCCGCCGAGGACGCAAAGAGAAATGCCGAAACAGAGGCGAATGCAATTATCAGTAAAGCAAAGCTTGACGCGTCTTATCTTGCACGTCAGATTGATGATGAACATATGAAACGCCATCAAGAAATGCTTTCGCTGAAAGGCGAGATTGAACAGTATAAAATGCAGATTAAGTCACTTTGTGCGAATGTTATGAAAATGGTCGATAATATCGACTAA
- a CDS encoding YlmH family RNA-binding protein: MNTNHKLLIARINDLFSLCDKHCEMKCSDFLDGGELAVIEDEFQIPYGYNTLFFGGYENAERKVICVFPEWQESEESEVPISVIRFDVPKFRKLTHRDYLGTLMSLGIDRSKTGDILTDDEGAYVFVMSDIAEYVARNVNKIANAGVNTKIVDMADFIPPKPKTTEKMCVCASLRLDAVVAATLNISRGNTEKLISSGYVKLNHREVLDRSKQVGEGDLLSIRNYGRFILKDIGNNTRKGRLHITVEKFV; the protein is encoded by the coding sequence ATGAATACAAATCATAAATTACTTATTGCAAGGATAAACGATTTGTTTTCGCTTTGCGATAAGCATTGTGAAATGAAATGTTCCGATTTCCTTGACGGCGGTGAACTTGCCGTGATTGAGGACGAATTTCAAATTCCGTACGGATATAATACGTTGTTTTTCGGCGGTTATGAAAATGCGGAAAGAAAGGTGATTTGCGTATTTCCCGAATGGCAGGAGTCTGAGGAAAGCGAAGTGCCGATTTCCGTTATACGTTTTGATGTGCCGAAGTTTCGTAAACTGACGCACAGGGATTATCTCGGTACGCTTATGTCGCTCGGTATCGACAGAAGTAAAACCGGCGATATTTTGACAGATGATGAGGGCGCATATGTGTTTGTAATGTCGGATATAGCGGAATATGTTGCACGAAACGTGAATAAGATTGCAAATGCGGGTGTTAATACGAAAATCGTTGATATGGCGGACTTTATACCGCCTAAACCGAAAACGACCGAAAAAATGTGCGTATGTGCGTCATTGCGTCTTGACGCGGTAGTTGCGGCGACACTCAATATATCAAGAGGAAATACGGAAAAATTAATAAGTTCGGGATATGTAAAACTGAATCACCGAGAAGTGCTTGACCGTTCAAAGCAAGTCGGTGAGGGTGACTTATTATCCATACGCAATTACGGAAGATTTATTTTAAAGGATATTGGGAACAATACCAGGAAAGGAAGACTTCACATAACTGTGGAGAAGTTCGTGTAA
- a CDS encoding cell division protein SepF, with protein MGFLNTVKHFLGFESEDDYYDDDYYDEEETEDEENARVKRSSQQSAPKKTFSKVVPINPTSSSRIKIMRPSDINDSTNVANEIKEGRLVIFDVGQIDNEEARRIVDFMSGAAYGVNGKVRRVSEGIFVAAPKNIDITGDTMKEHVKNGMDWNFM; from the coding sequence ATGGGTTTTTTAAACACAGTAAAGCACTTTTTGGGCTTTGAAAGTGAAGATGATTATTATGATGACGACTATTATGATGAGGAAGAAACAGAAGATGAAGAAAACGCACGTGTCAAGAGAAGTTCGCAGCAGTCTGCTCCGAAAAAGACTTTCTCAAAGGTAGTGCCTATCAATCCGACATCATCTTCGAGAATAAAGATAATGAGACCTTCCGATATTAACGATTCGACAAATGTTGCCAATGAAATAAAAGAGGGCAGACTTGTTATTTTTGATGTAGGACAGATTGACAATGAAGAAGCAAGAAGAATTGTTGATTTTATGTCCGGTGCGGCTTACGGCGTAAACGGAAAAGTCAGACGTGTATCAGAGGGTATTTTTGTTGCTGCTCCGAAAAATATTGATATAACAGGCGATACAATGAAAGAACACGTTAAAAACGGTATGGATTGGAACTTTATGTAA
- a CDS encoding YggS family pyridoxal phosphate-dependent enzyme has protein sequence MIKVSIAENLEDVEKRISAAAKRSGRKREDITLVAVTKTHPAEMMNEAIKLGVTDIGENKPQEVRDKYDSVLPVKWHLIGHLQTNKVKYVIDKVCLIHSVDSIKLMDEIERQAEKHNLDMDILIQVNISGEETKSGISKEEVEDLLKYAGKLKHVKVKGLMTIAPKTDNSVTNRLHFDNMRQLFVDIKQKKYDNVNMVYLSMGMSGDFETAIECGANMVRVGSAIFGARDYSQNK, from the coding sequence ATGATAAAAGTGAGTATAGCGGAAAATCTTGAAGACGTTGAAAAGAGAATAAGTGCGGCGGCTAAGAGGAGCGGACGCAAACGTGAAGATATAACGCTTGTTGCCGTTACAAAAACTCACCCTGCCGAAATGATGAACGAGGCTATAAAGCTTGGTGTAACGGACATCGGCGAGAATAAGCCGCAGGAGGTAAGGGACAAGTATGACAGCGTTTTGCCTGTAAAGTGGCATCTTATAGGTCATTTACAGACAAACAAGGTTAAATATGTCATTGATAAGGTTTGCCTTATTCATTCGGTTGATTCAATCAAACTTATGGACGAAATCGAACGTCAGGCGGAAAAACATAATCTTGATATGGATATTTTGATACAGGTAAATATCTCCGGCGAAGAAACAAAATCGGGAATATCAAAAGAAGAAGTTGAAGATTTGTTAAAATATGCCGGTAAATTAAAGCACGTAAAAGTTAAAGGCTTGATGACAATAGCACCGAAAACTGACAATTCTGTTACAAACAGATTACATTTTGACAACATGCGACAACTTTTTGTTGACATAAAGCAAAAAAAATATGATAATGTTAATATGGTATACCTATCAATGGGTATGAGTGGGGATTTTGAAACTGCCATTGAATGCGGAGCAAATATGGTTCGTGTCGGCAGTGCCATATTCGGTGCAAGAGATTATTCTCAAAATAAGTAA